CAGCGACGGCGATCACCGGAATCTCGTCGATCAGGTTCGGGATCTCCGCCTTGAGCAGTTCGGTGCCCTTGAGCTTGCCGCCGAGGATCTCGACATCGCCGATCGGCTCGCCGGCTTCGGAAGAAGTCACCGTGCGGGTGATTTTCGCACCCATGCGCTCGATCACATCGAGCACCGCGGTGCGCGTCGGGTTCAGGCCGACGTTCTTGATCACCAGGCGCGAGCCCGGCAAGGCGGCGGCAGCCACCACCCAGAAGGCAGCGCTGGAAATATCTCCAGGCACTTGGAAATCACGCGCCTGCGGAACCTGGCCACCTTCGATCGAGATGGCATTCCCTTCCGTCGAAAGCTTCACGCCGAAGGACTCGAGCATGCGCTCGGTATGGTCGCGCGTCTCGGCAGGCTGCACCGCGGTGGTCGTGCCATCGCAGAACATCCCGGCCAGCAGCACGGCGCTCTTCACCTGTGCGCTGGCCATCGGCAGCTCGTAGCGAATCGGCGTCAACTTCGTGCCGTGAATCCTCAGCGGTGCGCAACCCGGCTTCTCGCCGAGGCAATCGATCTTCGCGCCCATGGCACCGAGCGGATCGGTGATGCGGCCCATCGGACGCCCGGAAAGCGATTCATCACCGAAAAGCTCCGTCTCGAAAGACTGTCCGGCGAAGAGACCCGCCAGCAAACGCATGCCGGTACCGGAGTTCCCGCAATCGATCGGCCTGGTCGGTGCGGCCAGTTCCATCTTGCGGCCATGAATGCGCATCGTCGTCGGCCCGAAGCCCGGCATCTCCTCCAGCACCTCCACCTCCACGCCACAGGCACGCATCGCGCCCAGGGTGTTCAGACAGTCCTCGCTCGGCAGGAAATTCCGCACCGTGGAAACCCCGTCCGCCAGACCGGCAATCATGGCCGCACGATGGGACATGCTCTTGTCGCCAGGCACCGGGAAGGCGGCGTCCAGCGTGCGGATGGATCGGACTCGGAACTCGCTCATGAAAAATCGTTTCTGACGCGTGGCAGCGCGGAGTCGCGGGCATCCTTTGCCTCCGCCAGCCACAAGCGCAGCGCTTCTTGGTCGCCCGCCTCCAGCATGGCAAGCATTTCACTCATCTCCTTGATGCCCTGACCTAGTACCACCTTCATGGCATCACGGTTTTCCACCACGATCTCCGCCCACATCGCGGCGTCGCCGCCAGCCACCCGGGTGGTGTCCCGCAGGCCGCCACCGCCGAATTTCCCATCCTGCGGCTCTTGGAGCGCCACCTTGGCCGTCACCGCCGCCATCATGTGCGGAAAATGGCTGATCTTCGCGACGAGCGCATCGTGCTCCGCCGCGCCTAACCAAGAGATATGGCAACCCATCGCCTCCCAGAAACGCGCCAGCCGGTCTGTCCATGGCGCGCCGACCGCATCGTCATCCGTCAGCAGGCAGGCAGCCCCTTCAAATAGCCGCGCATCTGCCGCCCCCATGCCGGTTTGCTCGGAGCCAGCCATCGGGTGGCTACCGATGAAGCGTCCCCCCGTCCTCTCCAGTAGCGGCCGTAGCAGGCGGTGTGGCGTCGCCTTCACGCTGCCCACATCCGTGACCAGCGCCTCGCGGGAAAGACCCGCACCCTGTGCTGCCAGCAGCACCGTGGCCATCGCACCCACCGGCGTGGAAAGAACAATCAGGTCCGCACCCTCAAGCGCCTCCTCCATGCGCTCGGTCGCTTCGGAAATCCCTCGTCCCCGGGCCTGCTCCACCGTTTCGGCACGCCGTGCCCACAGCGAAACGGCACGGTCCGGAAATCGCTGCCGCATCGCCAGTGCCAAGGAGCCGCCAAGCAGCCCCCCGCCCAAGACAGCGACCTTTTGAAACTCCATCATGGCATGGCCCGGAACAGAAGAGCCGGACCCTGCGGGACCGGCTCCTCGAAATCAAATGTTGCGACGTGGCAGAGGCTTCAAGGAACCCGGAAGTGCTTCTTTTCAGAAGCCGGATAGGTCGGATCCGCCACCAGCGAGCCCGGCGGGAAGCCCTTCACGTCGATCGGCTTGTTGTTGAAGGGACTGAAGACGAAGCCCGGCTTGCCAGGGATCGGACGCGCCACCGGAGGAGCCTCCTTCTTCTCGTTGGCAGGCTTCGGCGGGGCCGGAGCCTTCTCACCACCGCCATCCGGAGTGGTCGGTTCCACCTTCGGCGTTTCACCATCCGGCTGGGTGTTCGTGCCCTCCGCCTTCAGCTCTTCCTCGCGCTTGCGCTTCTCCTCGCGCTGCTTGTTGATT
This portion of the Luteolibacter luteus genome encodes:
- the aroA gene encoding 3-phosphoshikimate 1-carboxyvinyltransferase, yielding MSEFRVRSIRTLDAAFPVPGDKSMSHRAAMIAGLADGVSTVRNFLPSEDCLNTLGAMRACGVEVEVLEEMPGFGPTTMRIHGRKMELAAPTRPIDCGNSGTGMRLLAGLFAGQSFETELFGDESLSGRPMGRITDPLGAMGAKIDCLGEKPGCAPLRIHGTKLTPIRYELPMASAQVKSAVLLAGMFCDGTTTAVQPAETRDHTERMLESFGVKLSTEGNAISIEGGQVPQARDFQVPGDISSAAFWVVAAAALPGSRLVIKNVGLNPTRTAVLDVIERMGAKITRTVTSSEAGEPIGDVEILGGKLKGTELLKAEIPNLIDEIPVIAVAAAMAEGKTVIRNAKELRVKETDRITTVVNNLRAMGGQVEEFEDGMEITGGSPLHAATMESHGDHRIAMAFAIAGLFASGETVMRNTECVNTSYPGFSKQLAAVLAESKVEADYDLPTVPVQP
- a CDS encoding prephenate dehydrogenase; amino-acid sequence: MMEFQKVAVLGGGLLGGSLALAMRQRFPDRAVSLWARRAETVEQARGRGISEATERMEEALEGADLIVLSTPVGAMATVLLAAQGAGLSREALVTDVGSVKATPHRLLRPLLERTGGRFIGSHPMAGSEQTGMGAADARLFEGAACLLTDDDAVGAPWTDRLARFWEAMGCHISWLGAAEHDALVAKISHFPHMMAAVTAKVALQEPQDGKFGGGGLRDTTRVAGGDAAMWAEIVVENRDAMKVVLGQGIKEMSEMLAMLEAGDQEALRLWLAEAKDARDSALPRVRNDFS